From Sphingomonas hengshuiensis, one genomic window encodes:
- the pgl gene encoding 6-phosphogluconolactonase, with translation MTTEIEWWDYDDADEMAAAVAGDVQFIIESALDARGAAVVALAGGKTPLPIYEKLAKAKLDWKRVTIVPGDDRMVPLGDPLSNVTAIGKIFIPKGARVIPLVSATIADYKAAGRSADALLQDMHWPLDLCLLGVGGDGHAASIFPGPDYDEALNGPKERRALGVMPDPLPPEAPVARVTLSRAAIVSARALMIAVTGQAKRDVLEAAIEQGASSPYPVGRILADVELPIDIHWAA, from the coding sequence ATGACGACCGAAATCGAATGGTGGGACTATGACGATGCCGACGAGATGGCAGCGGCCGTCGCAGGTGACGTTCAGTTCATCATCGAAAGCGCACTCGATGCGCGCGGCGCGGCAGTCGTCGCGCTGGCGGGGGGCAAGACCCCGCTGCCGATCTACGAGAAGCTCGCCAAGGCGAAGCTCGACTGGAAGAGGGTGACGATCGTCCCCGGCGACGATCGCATGGTCCCGCTGGGCGATCCGCTGTCGAACGTGACCGCGATCGGCAAGATCTTCATCCCCAAGGGCGCGCGGGTGATCCCGTTGGTCAGCGCGACGATCGCCGATTACAAGGCGGCGGGCCGCTCCGCCGACGCGCTGCTCCAGGACATGCACTGGCCGCTCGACCTTTGCCTGCTGGGCGTAGGCGGCGACGGCCATGCCGCGTCGATCTTCCCCGGCCCCGATTATGACGAGGCGCTCAACGGCCCCAAGGAGCGCCGCGCGCTGGGCGTGATGCCCGATCCGCTCCCGCCCGAGGCGCCGGTCGCGCGCGTGACGCTGAGCCGCGCCGCAATCGTCAGCGCCCGCGCGCTGATGATCGCCGTCACCGGCCAGGCCAAGCGCGACGTGCTTGAGGCCGCCATCGAACAGGGCGCTTCCTCCCCCTACCCCGTCGGCCGCATCCTTGCCGATGTCGAGCTGCCGATCGACATTCACTGGGCGGCATGA
- the argC gene encoding N-acetyl-gamma-glutamyl-phosphate reductase, producing the protein MTARVFIDGAVGTTGLEIRERLEGRPGIEPIILADSDRKDPRKREDALNSSDFVILCLPDDAAREAVAMIRNSHVRVIDASTAHRVAPDWVYGFAELEPGQAAAIADAARVSNPGCYPTGFLALVRPLVRAGLVPHDFPFSVNAVSGYSGGGKSMIAEFEDSDAADFTQTAFRGYGLGLAHKHVPEMQKHARIEHPPIFMPAVVRTYRGMVVEVPLPLHSFTRRPSIEAIENALRDAYKDSPLVRVLPADVSAVSIEEDAGTDRLSLRVFGNAERGQARLVATLDNLGKGAAGAAVQNLNIMAGLDPVAGLVL; encoded by the coding sequence ATGACCGCACGGGTGTTCATCGACGGTGCCGTCGGCACCACCGGGCTTGAGATTCGCGAACGGCTGGAAGGACGGCCGGGGATCGAGCCGATCATTCTGGCCGATTCGGACCGCAAGGACCCGCGCAAGCGCGAGGATGCGCTCAATTCCTCCGATTTCGTGATCCTGTGCCTACCCGACGATGCGGCACGCGAAGCCGTGGCGATGATCCGCAACAGCCATGTCCGCGTGATCGACGCATCGACCGCGCACCGCGTCGCGCCCGACTGGGTCTATGGCTTTGCCGAGCTGGAGCCCGGCCAGGCGGCGGCGATCGCCGACGCTGCGCGCGTCAGCAACCCCGGCTGCTACCCCACCGGCTTCCTCGCGCTGGTCCGCCCGCTCGTCCGTGCCGGGCTGGTGCCGCACGACTTTCCGTTCAGCGTCAACGCCGTCTCGGGCTATTCGGGCGGCGGCAAGTCGATGATCGCCGAGTTCGAGGACAGCGACGCCGCCGATTTCACCCAGACGGCGTTTCGCGGCTATGGCCTCGGCCTTGCCCACAAGCATGTGCCCGAGATGCAGAAGCATGCCCGGATCGAGCATCCGCCGATCTTCATGCCCGCGGTCGTCCGCACTTATCGCGGGATGGTCGTCGAGGTGCCCCTGCCCCTCCACAGCTTCACGCGCCGCCCGTCGATCGAGGCGATCGAGAACGCGCTGCGCGATGCGTATAAGGACAGCCCGCTGGTGCGCGTCCTGCCCGCCGACGTGTCCGCGGTGTCGATCGAGGAAGATGCCGGCACCGACCGGCTGAGCCTGCGCGTGTTCGGCAATGCCGAGCGTGGCCAGGCGCGGCTGGTCGCGACGCTCGATAATCTGGGCAAGGGCGCGGCGGGCGCGGCGGTCCAGAATCTGAACATCATGGCCGGGCTCGATCCCGTCGCGGGGCTGGTGCTTTAG
- a CDS encoding MarR family transcriptional regulator: MSKFAVNAIPDPSLSSWKQTLIDYVRSGEPDLTNRQMALLMLVYLEPGPHTVRGLARALNVSKPVVTRALNRLGTLGYLRRQRDDTDKRNIFVARTAEGAEFLAEFGHFLAGESIGEPHRQRASA, from the coding sequence ATGAGTAAATTTGCCGTGAACGCGATACCTGACCCATCGCTATCCTCTTGGAAGCAAACGCTTATTGATTATGTACGGTCAGGAGAGCCCGATCTTACGAACCGCCAGATGGCGCTTTTGATGCTGGTATATCTGGAACCGGGCCCTCATACGGTGCGCGGATTGGCGCGCGCATTGAACGTTTCCAAACCTGTAGTAACCCGCGCCTTGAATAGGCTAGGCACGCTCGGCTATCTGCGCCGGCAGCGCGATGACACGGACAAGCGTAACATCTTCGTCGCGCGCACCGCAGAAGGGGCAGAGTTTCTTGCAGAGTTCGGGCATTTCCTCGCTGGCGAATCCATCGGCGAGCCCCATCGGCAACGGGCCAGCGCGTAA
- the secG gene encoding preprotein translocase subunit SecG: MFTFLLVVHAIIAGLLVVVILMQRSEGGGLTTGGSPSGLMSARGAADFLTRLTSILAAMFIGMSILLAVIAATRHSTTIDTSLQRAPVAPVTSPTSAPAVPFAVGNSAAPAAPAAAAPAETGNGAVPLAQ, encoded by the coding sequence ATGTTCACTTTTCTGCTCGTCGTCCACGCTATCATCGCAGGCCTTCTGGTCGTGGTGATTCTCATGCAGCGCTCGGAAGGCGGCGGCCTCACCACTGGCGGCAGCCCGTCGGGGCTGATGTCGGCGCGGGGGGCGGCGGATTTCCTCACTCGGCTGACCTCGATCCTCGCGGCGATGTTCATCGGGATGAGTATCCTGCTCGCGGTGATCGCGGCGACGCGCCACTCGACGACGATCGACACCTCGCTTCAGCGCGCGCCCGTGGCGCCGGTGACCTCGCCCACGTCCGCGCCCGCGGTGCCCTTCGCGGTCGGCAACAGCGCCGCACCCGCTGCACCGGCTGCCGCGGCTCCCGCCGAAACGGGTAACGGCGCGGTTCCGCTCGCGCAGTAA
- the zwf gene encoding glucose-6-phosphate dehydrogenase, protein MLQPVGKLLLFGATGDLAQRMLLPSLFALHADGLLPKGLTITGTARSDHDDSGFRAFARHSLEEFLPDDLKDDSVVESFLQRLDYQPLDASTLEGFDALKQKLGDISNGMAIFLSTAPWLFGPTIQGLQSAGLAGENVRIGLEKPLGRDLDSSREINDLVAAAFPEDRTFRIDHYLGKETVQNILALRFGNSLFEPVWNAQGIDHVQITVSETVGLEGRAGFYNDTGALRDMVQNHMLQLVALIAMEPPARFDGTAIRDEKVKVLRSLRKIEGADTAQLTVTGQYGGGAVKGQIVRDYATDLEKPSNTETFVAIKAHVDNWRWHGVPFYLRTGKRLAERRSEIVVQFKPVPHSIFAERGGSLKPNTLVIRLQPEEYVRLLVMAKQPGLDREGVRLREVPLNLSLENEFAGTRRRIAYERLLLDLIEGDPTLFVRRDEVEAQWEWVDGIRKGWETQDTKPKPYASGSWGPSASVALTERDGVTWNE, encoded by the coding sequence ATGCTCCAACCCGTCGGCAAACTGCTTTTGTTCGGAGCCACCGGCGATCTCGCGCAGCGGATGCTGTTGCCGTCGCTGTTCGCGCTCCATGCAGACGGACTGCTTCCCAAGGGACTGACGATCACCGGCACCGCGCGTTCGGACCATGACGATTCCGGATTTCGCGCCTTTGCCCGGCACTCGCTGGAAGAGTTCCTTCCGGACGACCTGAAGGACGACAGCGTTGTCGAAAGCTTTCTGCAACGGCTCGACTATCAGCCGCTCGACGCATCGACGCTGGAAGGGTTCGACGCGCTGAAGCAGAAGCTCGGCGATATTTCGAACGGGATGGCGATATTCCTGTCGACCGCGCCGTGGCTGTTCGGCCCGACGATCCAGGGCCTGCAATCGGCGGGGCTGGCCGGCGAGAATGTCCGCATCGGGCTGGAGAAGCCGCTGGGCCGCGACCTCGACTCCAGCCGCGAGATCAACGACCTCGTCGCCGCGGCCTTTCCCGAGGACCGCACCTTCCGCATCGACCATTATCTGGGCAAGGAAACCGTCCAGAACATCCTGGCGCTGCGTTTCGGCAATTCGCTGTTCGAACCGGTATGGAACGCGCAGGGGATCGACCATGTCCAGATCACCGTCTCCGAGACGGTCGGGTTGGAGGGGCGCGCGGGATTCTACAACGATACCGGCGCGCTGCGCGACATGGTGCAGAACCATATGCTCCAGCTCGTCGCGCTGATCGCGATGGAGCCCCCCGCCCGCTTCGACGGCACCGCGATTCGCGACGAGAAGGTCAAGGTGCTGCGGTCGCTGCGCAAGATCGAAGGGGCGGACACCGCGCAACTCACCGTCACCGGCCAATATGGCGGCGGCGCGGTGAAGGGCCAGATCGTGCGCGATTATGCCACCGACCTGGAAAAGCCGTCGAACACCGAGACGTTCGTCGCGATCAAGGCGCATGTCGACAATTGGCGCTGGCACGGCGTCCCCTTCTACCTGCGCACCGGCAAAAGGCTGGCCGAGCGGCGGTCGGAGATCGTGGTCCAGTTCAAGCCGGTGCCGCATTCGATCTTCGCCGAGCGCGGCGGTTCGCTGAAGCCCAATACGCTGGTGATCCGCCTCCAGCCCGAGGAATATGTCCGGCTGCTGGTGATGGCCAAGCAGCCCGGGCTCGATCGCGAAGGCGTGCGGCTGCGCGAAGTGCCGCTGAACCTCAGCCTCGAGAACGAGTTCGCCGGGACGCGCCGCCGCATCGCCTATGAGCGGCTGCTGCTCGATTTGATCGAAGGCGATCCCACGCTGTTCGTCCGCCGCGACGAAGTCGAGGCGCAGTGGGAATGGGTCGACGGCATCCGCAAGGGATGGGAAACCCAGGACACCAAGCCCAAGCCCTATGCCTCGGGAAGCTGGGGGCCGTCCGCATCGGTCGCGCTGACCGAACGCGACGGCGTGACGTGGAACGAATAG
- the edd gene encoding phosphogluconate dehydratase, whose translation MALHPEIAAVTDRILERSKARRAAYLDLIRRELESGNDRPKLGCANLAHAYAGTDEQRDRMKDGRAMNIGIVTAYNDMLSAHATYYRYPEQMKVWALEVGATAQVAGGVPAMCDGVTQGYQGMELSLFSRDTIALSTAVSLSHRVFEGAALLGICDKIVPGLLMGALRFGHLPMVLVPGGPMRSGLPNKEKAAVRERYAEGKASREELLEAEIAAYHGKGTCTFYGTANSNQMMMEAMGLHVPGAAFANPGTKLRQELTRTAVHRLTEIGWNGDDYRPIGHIVDERAVVNAAIALLSTGGSTNHLIHLPAIARSAGIIIDWEDFDRLSRAVPLLTRVYPNGSADVNGFEDAGGPGFVIRELLGAGLMHGDTLTFAKEGMAAYGRKPAIEGDALVWHDHPEQSGDDSIVRTVANPFSPEGGFRMVHGNMGRACIKVSAVDPDRWVIEAPARVFSDQQAVQDAFKAGELDRDVVVVVRFQGPRANGMPELHKLTPPLGVLQNKGFRVALVTDGRMSGASGKVPAAIHLSPEALGGGPIGKLRDGDIVRLDAEAGVLEALVDPAEWAARDLAVAPPAAIGTGRELFAMLRNHASEAELGGSAMLAEAGL comes from the coding sequence ATGGCCCTGCATCCCGAAATCGCCGCCGTCACCGATCGCATCCTCGAACGGTCGAAGGCGCGCCGCGCCGCCTATCTCGACCTGATCCGTCGCGAGCTGGAATCGGGCAACGACCGGCCCAAGCTGGGCTGCGCCAATCTGGCGCATGCCTATGCCGGCACCGACGAGCAGCGTGACCGGATGAAGGACGGGCGCGCGATGAACATCGGCATCGTCACCGCGTACAACGACATGCTGTCGGCGCACGCGACCTATTATCGCTACCCCGAGCAGATGAAGGTCTGGGCGCTCGAAGTCGGCGCGACGGCACAGGTGGCGGGCGGCGTCCCCGCGATGTGCGACGGCGTGACACAGGGATACCAGGGGATGGAGCTGTCGCTGTTCAGCCGCGACACGATCGCGCTGTCCACCGCCGTCTCGCTCAGCCACCGCGTGTTCGAAGGCGCGGCGCTGCTCGGCATTTGCGACAAGATCGTGCCGGGGCTGCTGATGGGCGCGCTGCGTTTCGGCCATCTGCCGATGGTGCTGGTGCCCGGCGGGCCGATGCGCTCCGGCCTGCCCAACAAGGAAAAAGCCGCGGTTCGCGAACGCTATGCCGAGGGCAAGGCGAGCCGCGAGGAACTGCTCGAGGCCGAGATCGCCGCCTATCACGGCAAGGGCACCTGCACCTTCTACGGCACCGCCAATTCGAACCAGATGATGATGGAGGCGATGGGCCTCCACGTCCCCGGTGCCGCCTTCGCCAATCCGGGGACCAAGCTGCGCCAGGAGCTGACGCGCACCGCGGTCCACCGGCTGACCGAGATCGGCTGGAACGGCGACGATTACCGCCCGATCGGGCATATCGTCGACGAGCGCGCGGTGGTGAATGCCGCGATCGCGTTGCTGTCGACGGGCGGATCGACCAACCATTTGATCCACTTGCCCGCGATCGCGCGGTCGGCTGGGATCATCATCGACTGGGAGGATTTCGACCGGCTGTCGCGCGCCGTGCCGCTGCTCACCCGCGTCTATCCGAACGGATCGGCGGACGTGAACGGGTTCGAGGATGCCGGCGGCCCCGGCTTCGTGATCCGCGAATTGCTCGGCGCCGGGCTGATGCACGGCGACACGCTGACCTTCGCCAAGGAAGGTATGGCCGCCTATGGCCGCAAGCCGGCGATCGAGGGCGACGCGCTGGTGTGGCACGACCATCCCGAACAGAGCGGCGACGACAGCATCGTCCGCACCGTCGCCAACCCCTTCTCGCCCGAAGGCGGCTTCCGCATGGTCCATGGCAATATGGGCCGCGCGTGCATCAAGGTGTCCGCGGTCGACCCCGATCGCTGGGTGATCGAAGCGCCCGCGCGCGTGTTTTCGGACCAGCAGGCGGTGCAGGACGCATTCAAGGCGGGTGAGCTCGACCGCGACGTCGTGGTCGTCGTGCGGTTCCAGGGGCCGCGCGCCAACGGCATGCCCGAATTGCACAAGCTGACCCCGCCGCTGGGCGTGCTCCAGAACAAGGGCTTCCGCGTCGCGCTCGTCACCGATGGGCGGATGTCGGGGGCCAGCGGCAAGGTGCCCGCGGCGATCCATCTCTCGCCCGAGGCGCTGGGCGGCGGCCCGATCGGCAAGCTGCGCGACGGCGATATCGTCCGGCTCGATGCCGAGGCCGGGGTGCTGGAGGCACTGGTCGACCCCGCCGAATGGGCCGCACGCGACCTCGCCGTGGCGCCACCCGCGGCGATCGGCACCGGGCGCGAGCTGTTCGCGATGCTGCGCAACCATGCCAGCGAAGCCGAACTCGGCGGATCGGCGATGCTGGCCGAAGCGGGGCTGTAA
- a CDS encoding SH3 domain-containing protein, giving the protein MIDPRRDAVRRDLADVRLADRVFAPHYAAPMPRVVTAQTVLRAGPQRDSAGLTDLVIGDVFEVLELAGTHAWGVAPGPGLVGYIDAGALGTSA; this is encoded by the coding sequence GTGATCGACCCGCGGCGCGATGCGGTGCGGCGCGACCTCGCCGATGTCCGCCTCGCCGACCGCGTGTTCGCGCCGCATTACGCCGCGCCGATGCCGCGCGTGGTGACTGCACAAACCGTGCTGCGCGCGGGTCCGCAGCGCGATTCGGCCGGGCTGACCGACCTCGTAATCGGCGATGTATTCGAAGTGCTCGAACTCGCCGGTACCCATGCCTGGGGCGTCGCGCCCGGCCCGGGCCTGGTCGGCTATATCGACGCCGGCGCGTTGGGGACGTCGGCATGA